From the genome of Rubripirellula reticaptiva:
GCAAAGCAGCAGGAGAATCATCGCTAGTTTCTCAGATCGAAACCTTGCAGAGTCGAGTCAACGAAATCGTCACTGAAATAGAGACGCATGAAGATTCGGCGTCGAGTTCCTTCTTGCGTCCCAAGCGATTGGTCTTGGTGGGAGCAGCCTGCGTGGGATTGCTGTTGATGTACATTGCCATTTCCACGTTTTCATCAACTGGGGATTCGACTGCTGATTCGTCGAAACTCAGGGAAGGTGTCGCCAACTACGCCGCATTGTTTTCAGACAAGCAGCAGGGCAAGCCAATCGAAAATCACGTGGGAAAAACGGTGGTCGTGTCTGGCGTGTCGTTTGCCAAAGGGGAACACGAGTCTGGTTCGCAAATCAGCATTGAATGTCAGGACGGCATGGTTGCAATGTGCCGTTTCAAGGCTCCCGATGCGTGGAAGGGAGACCGGCGGCAATTCTCGATTGCGGGCACCTTCAGTGAAGTGTTCATTCGAGGTCAGTTTGTGCTAACCGATTGCCAGATCGTGGACCTAAGCAGCTTGAAACCCGAAGCACAAACGCCACCACCCCTTGCTAACGCAATTGAACTAGCGACTCAGGTTGGTACGACACTGGAAACGCCCCGGTGGATTGAGCAGAAGTACAACCCGAGCATTAAGGACTTGAAGGGGCACAAAACCGACACATCGATTGTACTTGACTTCGATGTTGAAACGTCGATGTGGATGGAGGCCAACTGGCTGCTCCCGTTGGTCATCAATCTCTACGATGCGGATGGGGGCTTTATTACTCGGTTCGAGACGGACGAACGATTCACCGTTGACCAAAGTTTTCATGTCCAATGTCGTCAAGCATACGAATCGGATATCCGTCGAGGTATCCCAAATGGCATTGCTGCGAAGAACAACAGTAGTCTGCTAAAATCTTCTGGCAACCGACTGGAGTACCAAGTGAGCTACGGTGTTCTTCGTGATACCGCCGTCGTTCAGATTGGATTTTACCAGTCCAAGTAGCGGACACCAGCGATTACTTCCATGCGACTTTATGTCGCTGGTTTTCTCTTTTACTATTCGGTGGGTCGAAAACTTTCTTGATCCCAGATCCCCCAACAACTCCAGAGCGAGCAGAATCATGGCGCACGAAACCGACGCTAGTCAG
Proteins encoded in this window:
- a CDS encoding DUF4339 domain-containing protein — its product is MTQQNWFFKKDGHQHGPVPAKELKQLADAGRIEADDLVRNESTEKWVRAKSVKGLIRVEPTAGPPPLPKKASQPEPVVAAANPTLLEKLKSSASEIADATKNAGVVAARQAEMARIKTVDLPRAYSKLGEEIRRQAKFRSDFPDIHQRIDGIEKKHTSIQDAANSISVEEGVSGKAKSLARKAKLKAEEGTLRVQKSQAVKDLGESAFQLHGKAAGESSLVSQIETLQSRVNEIVTEIETHEDSASSSFLRPKRLVLVGAACVGLLLMYIAISTFSSTGDSTADSSKLREGVANYAALFSDKQQGKPIENHVGKTVVVSGVSFAKGEHESGSQISIECQDGMVAMCRFKAPDAWKGDRRQFSIAGTFSEVFIRGQFVLTDCQIVDLSSLKPEAQTPPPLANAIELATQVGTTLETPRWIEQKYNPSIKDLKGHKTDTSIVLDFDVETSMWMEANWLLPLVINLYDADGGFITRFETDERFTVDQSFHVQCRQAYESDIRRGIPNGIAAKNNSSLLKSSGNRLEYQVSYGVLRDTAVVQIGFYQSK